A region of the Desulfobacter postgatei 2ac9 genome:
TTACGGCGGGCATTTGTGTCAAAGCGAAAACGGAAATATTTCAACTGCCTGGAATCCCGGCCTAGGTTATGATATAAAATATGCGGCTGTGCTCGGTATCTTTTAATGAAAGATTAACGGCAACGGTTTGGATTTTTGACGGATTTGATGTGGGCTGACCGATTATGACCGTGTCGGCCGTTGTTCATAAGTACTATTCCAGGAAAGTATTATTTAGCGTGGAAAATAAGAATTATAGCTTAGATAACAATCTTTTGTGTTTGAGAACCGAATGCGGAGAGTATCAATTTAAGATTGGTGGGGAGATTGGGCAGGGTGATGCCGAACGTATTGCAACGGTGATGATCGCTGAAATGGAAAAAGCGAACAAGACCTTTGACGGACAGAATAAGCCCAATCCATATGTCAAACTGCTGCTGGCCAATCTGAATCTGGCAGACCGGTATGTCAGGCTTAGAAACAGATATGATGAACTGCTTAAAGCCCATGAGTCGCTCAAAATACCTCCCGGTGATTCTGTTGTCGATGTGCCGGCTTCTTTAGAGTCAATACCCTTAAAAACGGATGAAGAAAAACCGACTGCCTGTCAAGATGATGATATTTCGGGTTTGACCCTTGAGTTCGAACCCTGCGCCTTCCCTTTACCCATTCCTGAAATAAGGGATACCCCCCGGCCGGAGCCTGACCTGAAGGAACCCGAAAAAAACACCGTGCAGACACCAGCCTCCCCCGGGTTTTTGGTGACACAGGTTCTTGATACCCTGAAAAAAGCCAGAGAGGGCCAGTCAAAACCCGTGGAGACACCGGAAAACGAGGTAAAAATTACGAATCCTGTCCGGCTGGATTCAGCCAAGCCCGCAGACAAGCCTTTCTGCCGGGAAAATCTTCAGAACAGTGGTGATGGCGCGTACCGACTGCCTTCCCTGGATTTTCTTGAAAAGGGGGGCGAGGAGACCGTGGTGGACCATGAGGCCATCAGACGGGATGCTGAATTGCTGGAGCAAAAATTGGGATACTTCGGCATCAAGGGCGAAATCATGGAAGTACTGCCGGGTCCTGTAATCACCACCTTTGAGTACAAGCCCGCCCCGGGTATCAAGATCAGCAAGATCGTCAGCCTGGCCGATGATCTGGCCCTGGCCTTAAGCGCCTTGAGTATCCGTATTGTGGCCCCTATTCCGGGCAAGGATGTCATTGGCATTGAGATTCCTAATCCCGCCATGTGTGTTGTGCCTTTCAGGGATGTTGTGGGCGCTTCAGCCTTTTCTGAAACCAAATCCCCTGCGCCCATCTGCCTGGGTAAGGATATCATCGGAAAACCCGTGGTGGTCGGACTTGAAAGAATGCCTCATCTGCTTATTGCCGGGGCCACAGGAACCGGTAAAAGCGTCGCGCTCAACGCGATGATCTGCAGCATTCTGTATAAATCAAGCCCTGACCAGGTTAAATTCATTATGATTGATCCCAAGCGTATTGAACTTTCATTGTTCAACGACATTCCTCATCTGATTACCCCTGTGATCACAGACATGAAAAAGGCCAATATTGCCCTTCAGTGGGTAGTCAGGGAAATGGAGCAGCGGTATGAGAAACTGGCCCTGCTGCATGTGCGAAACATAGAGCAGTACAATAAAAAAGTCCGGACCACTGATTTGTCACAGATGGATTTGTCGGATATGGACGAGGAATTTACCCCCTTTCCCTATATTGTCGTAATCATTGACGAACTGGCCGATCTGATGATGACCGCCAGCAAGGATATTGAATTTTCTTTGACCCGCATTGCCCAGATGGCAAGGGCTGCAGGCATCCACCTGATTCTGGCCACCCAGCGGCCTTCCGTGGATGTTCTCACCGGTATTATCAAGGCCAACTTCCCCACCCGGATTTCCTTTCAGGTCTCATCCAAGACTGACTCCAGGACCATCATTGATGCCAATGGGGCGGAAACGCTTCTGGGCAGGGGAGACATGCTTTTTGTCCCCCCGGGCACGGCCCGGCTCAAGCGGGTCCATGGTACATATTTGTCCGAACGGGAATTAAGCGCCATCACATCCTTTGTCAAGGCCCAGGGAACACCCCAATATATTATGGATGTTACCATGGAAAAAGAAGAGCCCCAGCATACAATGGCGTTTGACGATGATGAGTATGATGAAAAGTATCAGCAGGCCCTCGACCTTGTCATGTCCACCCGTCAGGCCTCCATATCCGGGGTGCAGCGGGCGTTACGGATCGGTTACAACCGGGCAGCGCGGATTATTGATCTTATGGAAAAACAGGGGGTTGTCGCCCCTTCCGACGGTGTCAGGCCCCGCCAGGTAATCGGGTTTATTGAATGAATAAGATCAAATTAAAGTGGAAGCGGGCATTGCCCAATTTTGTTATTACCGGATTCTTTTTTTTAATGCTGCTGTTTTTATCTTTTTTATGCGGGTCATCGGTAAAGGCCTCGGATAAAGAAGCGTCAGAAAATCAACTGCCCTTCTCCCCGGGAGAGCAGCTTGTATATCAGATCCGCTGGGAGACGATTGAGGCAGGCGTTGCCTCCTTTAATGTTCAGCCCGTGACAAAGGTCGGCGAACAACCTTGCCGGCACTTTTCATTGAAGGTGGAAACCTCTCCACTGGTGGATGTCTTCTATCAAATTCGAGATCAATTTGATTCATATACGAACCTTGATCTCAACCGTTCAGTTCGTTACAGCAAAAAAGAGACAGGGAGCGAACAACGCGATATCCTCGTGCAGTTTGATTGGGAACAAGGTGTAGCCAGATATTCAAATTTTAATGCCCCAAGAGAGCCGATAACGATTCCTCCCGGCACATTTGACCCGCTTGCGGCATTTTATAAAATACGCGGCATGGATTTAGGCGACAAAAAGGAGATCAAATTTCCCATCACTGACGGGAAAAAATGTTTTATGGGCAGAGCAACGGTTGTGGGACAAGAGACCATAACATGTTTTAACACCACCTATGATACCTATGTGATTGAGCCTGAGGTTATCCATTTTGGCGGGGTGTTTGAAAAAAGCGACAAGCCTAGGTTGCGTTTCTGGATTACCAGGGATGAAAGGCGCCTCCCGGTTCGCATCCAGTCTAAAGTGATTATCGGTTCAATCATTGGTGAGCTTGTTTCTATACGCTAACAGTTCATGGCGGTATTATGAGATACCATACGTTTAAATATGGCTGTCGGTAATGAATGTGATCAACTTCAAATCAAAGGATCACTCTTTTAGGCAGTCATAAATGTCTGCTGCGGGGGTCGCACCCTGGCGCAAAATTTTGGGTGGTGTTACGCTTACGTCAACAACAGTTGAACCGGCACCGCCTTGAACCGGCCCTGCGTCCAGGATCAAGTCGGCTTTTTCAACAATTTCAGGGCACAACATATCTATTCGGGTACACCCGGGACAGCCGGACAGATTGGCGCTGGTGCCGGTGACAGGGAAATCAACACTGTTGACCAGGGCCCGGGCCACCGGGTGTCCGGGCAGGCGGATGCCGAGTTTATGGCGTCCTGCAGTAAGCTGGGGGGTAACATTGCCTGCCGCATCAAATACCAGGGTCACGCCGCCGGGCCAGAACCTGTCCATGAGGACCCGGGCCTTGCCCGGAATTCTTGTAACAAGTCCGTTAAGCTGATCCCTGTTTTTTATCAATACCAGAATAGGGTTGTTGCGGGGGCGTTGTTTGAGTTGGAATACTTTTTCAACGGCATCGGCGCACAGGGCGTTGGCAGCCACCCCGTAAAGACAGGACGCCGGAAAAATCACCAGGCCGCCGGTTTTAAGAATGCCGGCGGCCTGGATGATGATGTCCAAATCCGGATTGGTTTTATCCACCCGGATGATTTTGTTTTGGGTCATGTTTTGATTTTTTTAAAATCAGGACTAAAATGGAGCTTCACGTCGGGCAACAACGACATCACGCAAAAGAAGCCGCCTTCCGTGCCACCTTGTCTGCCATTTCCTTTTTAAATGCAGCCAGTTTCTCAGCCACCAACTGATCAGCCACCCCGATGATCTGGGCCGCTGTGATGCCGGCGTTCTGGGCCCCGGATTTGCCGATGGCCATGGTGGAGACCGGAATGCCGGGAGGCATCTGCACCGTTGCTAAAAGCGCATCCATGCCTTGAAGGGCACTGGAATCAATGGGAACACCCAAAACGGGCAGGGTGGTGTGGGCGGCAATGACACCGGCTAAATGTGCCGCATGTCCTGCCCCGCAAATGAGTACCTTGACCCCCTGTTCCCGGGCCTGGGCCGCCAGCTGAACTGCCTTTTCGGGGGTCCTGTGGGCCGAGGCCACGGTGACATAGTAGGGGATGTCGAATCTTTTGAGCATGACCAGGGCGCTTTTCATCACCGAAAAATCAGAGTCAGAGCCCATGATTACACCCACCTGGGGCGGGATGGCCATGCGTTTCAATGCCTTGGCCCCAATATCCTTTCTTTTGAAGCAGTCCTTGAAATCAATTTTAGCACAGGCTTCATATGCAGTATTAATGGCGTCTGCAACCGTATCGCCCAGGGATGTCACCCCAAGCACCCGGCCGCCGGATGCTACCACCTTGCCGTTGTCCATGGCCGTACCGGCATGGAATACCACGGTGTCCTTGACCCGATTGGCTTGATCCAGCCCTGTGATCTCATGGCCTTTTTCGTAAGATCCCGGATATCCGCCCGCAGCAATGACCACACACATGGCAGCCCGTGGATCAATCTTGATTGTATGATTATGCAGGGTCCCGTTGCAGCAGGCTTCCATCAACGGTACCAGGTCGTTTTTCAGCCGCATGAGGATGGGCTGGGTTTCAGGATCGCCAAGACGGGTATTGAATTCCAGTACCCTGATGCTCTCCTTGTCTACCATTAATCCGGCATAGAGAACCCCTTTAAAGGGTGTGCCTTCATTGGCCATGCCTTTAACCGCCGGGATCATCACCTCTTCCATGGCTTTTGTGCGCAGCAGGTGATCCAGGACAGGTGCCGGCGAATATGCGCCCATGCCGCCGGTATTGGGGCCTTTGTCATCATCGTATATCCGTTTGTGGTCCTGGGATTCGGGCAGGGCAAGCACGGTGTTGCCGTCCGTTAGAACGATAAAGGAGGCTTCCTCCCCGTTAAGACACTCCTCCACCACCACCACGGCGCCGGCATCACCGAATTTGTTGCCTTTCAGCATGTCGTCAATGGCGGTGTATGCCTCTTCAAGGCTTGTGCAGACAATTACGCCCTTGCCGGCGGCCAATCCGTCGGCCTTGACCACGCAGGGTGCGCCCAGGGCTTTTGCATAAAGCTTGGCCCGCTTAGGATCGGTAAAGGCTTTGCCCGCAGCACAAGGTATTCCGTATTTGAGCATATGATTTTTGGAAAATACCTTGGAGCCTTCAAGCTGTGCTGCGGCTCCGGACGGACCGAAAACGGCCAGCCCCTTTTCTTGAAAAATATCTGCAATCCCTGCCACCAGCGGACCTTCAGGACCCACAACAGTCAAATCGATCTGATTTTGCTCTGCAAAAGCTGCAAGCGCGTTAATGTCTTCAGCGTTGATATTTACATTCTCAGCCTGGGTTGCGGTGCCTGCATTGCCGGGGGCACAGTATATTTTATCTACAAGCGGGCTTTGGGCGATTTTCCAGACCAGTGTATGTTCCCGGCCGCCGCTGCCGACTACAAGAATTTTCATTGGGCTCTCCTTAAATTCGTTCTTTTATTTTCTTCTATGGCAAGTTCAATGAGTTTGTCCATGAGGACGCCAAATTCATAGCCCGCCTTGGCTGCAGACTGGGGGAAAAGGCTGGTGGCTGTCATGCCGGGGATGGTATTGGTTTCAAGAACATATAATTGGCCGTCTTTCAACAGCATGTCCGTTCTGGAATAGCCTTTGAGACACAGGGTCCTGTGGGCTTGAACGGCAAGCTGATGGACCTTTTGGGTGGTTTGCTCGTCAATGCGGGCAGGGCATATTTCGTCGGTTGCGCCTGCCACATATTTGGCATGGTAATCGAAAAATTCATGGCCTTCACCCGGAATTATTTCAATGACAGGCAGAGCCTCAATCTCCTGATTGCCCAGAACCCCGCAGGTCAGTTCAGTGCCCTTGATATATTGTTCAAGGATCAGGGTGTCATCATTTTGGAATCCTTTTTCAATGGCGGCAGGCAGCTCTTTTTCATTTGATACGATGCTCATGCCTACCGAGGAGCCGGCACAGACGGGTTTGACCACCAGGGGGAAACCAAGATCCTTTACCTTTTGTGGATCTGGGTCCGGGTCCTGGATGGAAATGCAGATATAATCCGGGGTGGGGATGCCTGCCTGGCGGTAAAGTCTTTTGGCGATCAGTTTGTTCATGGCAAGGGCGGAGCCTAAAACACCTGCCCCCTGATAGGGAATGTCTAAAAGATCCAAAAGCCCCTGAACCGTACCGTCTTCCCCAAAGGGGCCATGGAGAATAATCAGGGCCGCATCAATATTCGGTGCATCTGTTACAAGCTTTGCCAGATCAAATTTGGGATCATACCGTTTGATGTCGTATTTTTCTTTATCAAGGGATTCAAATACCTGATTTCCGCTGTTTAAGGATACTTCCCGCTCTGAAGAGACACCACCTGATAACAGGGCCAGCCTGATTTTTTTCATACATTTCTCCTGTGGTATTGATTGGATGATCAGCCTTGAATGATGTTCTGACGCGCTTTTTCG
Encoded here:
- a CDS encoding L-threonylcarbamoyladenylate synthase, whose protein sequence is MTQNKIIRVDKTNPDLDIIIQAAGILKTGGLVIFPASCLYGVAANALCADAVEKVFQLKQRPRNNPILVLIKNRDQLNGLVTRIPGKARVLMDRFWPGGVTLVFDAAGNVTPQLTAGRHKLGIRLPGHPVARALVNSVDFPVTGTSANLSGCPGCTRIDMLCPEIVEKADLILDAGPVQGGAGSTVVDVSVTPPKILRQGATPAADIYDCLKE
- a CDS encoding D-alanine--D-alanine ligase family protein; this translates as MKKIRLALLSGGVSSEREVSLNSGNQVFESLDKEKYDIKRYDPKFDLAKLVTDAPNIDAALIILHGPFGEDGTVQGLLDLLDIPYQGAGVLGSALAMNKLIAKRLYRQAGIPTPDYICISIQDPDPDPQKVKDLGFPLVVKPVCAGSSVGMSIVSNEKELPAAIEKGFQNDDTLILEQYIKGTELTCGVLGNQEIEALPVIEIIPGEGHEFFDYHAKYVAGATDEICPARIDEQTTQKVHQLAVQAHRTLCLKGYSRTDMLLKDGQLYVLETNTIPGMTATSLFPQSAAKAGYEFGVLMDKLIELAIEENKRTNLRRAQ
- a CDS encoding DUF3108 domain-containing protein, encoding MNKIKLKWKRALPNFVITGFFFLMLLFLSFLCGSSVKASDKEASENQLPFSPGEQLVYQIRWETIEAGVASFNVQPVTKVGEQPCRHFSLKVETSPLVDVFYQIRDQFDSYTNLDLNRSVRYSKKETGSEQRDILVQFDWEQGVARYSNFNAPREPITIPPGTFDPLAAFYKIRGMDLGDKKEIKFPITDGKKCFMGRATVVGQETITCFNTTYDTYVIEPEVIHFGGVFEKSDKPRLRFWITRDERRLPVRIQSKVIIGSIIGELVSIR
- a CDS encoding DNA translocase FtsK, which codes for MTVSAVVHKYYSRKVLFSVENKNYSLDNNLLCLRTECGEYQFKIGGEIGQGDAERIATVMIAEMEKANKTFDGQNKPNPYVKLLLANLNLADRYVRLRNRYDELLKAHESLKIPPGDSVVDVPASLESIPLKTDEEKPTACQDDDISGLTLEFEPCAFPLPIPEIRDTPRPEPDLKEPEKNTVQTPASPGFLVTQVLDTLKKAREGQSKPVETPENEVKITNPVRLDSAKPADKPFCRENLQNSGDGAYRLPSLDFLEKGGEETVVDHEAIRRDAELLEQKLGYFGIKGEIMEVLPGPVITTFEYKPAPGIKISKIVSLADDLALALSALSIRIVAPIPGKDVIGIEIPNPAMCVVPFRDVVGASAFSETKSPAPICLGKDIIGKPVVVGLERMPHLLIAGATGTGKSVALNAMICSILYKSSPDQVKFIMIDPKRIELSLFNDIPHLITPVITDMKKANIALQWVVREMEQRYEKLALLHVRNIEQYNKKVRTTDLSQMDLSDMDEEFTPFPYIVVIIDELADLMMTASKDIEFSLTRIAQMARAAGIHLILATQRPSVDVLTGIIKANFPTRISFQVSSKTDSRTIIDANGAETLLGRGDMLFVPPGTARLKRVHGTYLSERELSAITSFVKAQGTPQYIMDVTMEKEEPQHTMAFDDDEYDEKYQQALDLVMSTRQASISGVQRALRIGYNRAARIIDLMEKQGVVAPSDGVRPRQVIGFIE
- the purD gene encoding phosphoribosylamine--glycine ligase, whose translation is MKILVVGSGGREHTLVWKIAQSPLVDKIYCAPGNAGTATQAENVNINAEDINALAAFAEQNQIDLTVVGPEGPLVAGIADIFQEKGLAVFGPSGAAAQLEGSKVFSKNHMLKYGIPCAAGKAFTDPKRAKLYAKALGAPCVVKADGLAAGKGVIVCTSLEEAYTAIDDMLKGNKFGDAGAVVVVEECLNGEEASFIVLTDGNTVLALPESQDHKRIYDDDKGPNTGGMGAYSPAPVLDHLLRTKAMEEVMIPAVKGMANEGTPFKGVLYAGLMVDKESIRVLEFNTRLGDPETQPILMRLKNDLVPLMEACCNGTLHNHTIKIDPRAAMCVVIAAGGYPGSYEKGHEITGLDQANRVKDTVVFHAGTAMDNGKVVASGGRVLGVTSLGDTVADAINTAYEACAKIDFKDCFKRKDIGAKALKRMAIPPQVGVIMGSDSDFSVMKSALVMLKRFDIPYYVTVASAHRTPEKAVQLAAQAREQGVKVLICGAGHAAHLAGVIAAHTTLPVLGVPIDSSALQGMDALLATVQMPPGIPVSTMAIGKSGAQNAGITAAQIIGVADQLVAEKLAAFKKEMADKVARKAASFA